In Anabaena sphaerica FACHB-251, the DNA window ATTGGGTTTTACTACAGTACTTGTTCAGTTGATTCCCGAAAGCATCTGATTCTTTACCAGCAGATTTAGCTGCTGCTGTCAGTGATGAATCTATGTCTGTTCTCGCTTTTCGGATTTTTTCTATCCCAGATGAGGAAGCTTCTGCTGTTTTAGTTGTACCCAGAGCCTGACCTGCTGTAGCGATCGCTTGACTAAGATTATCAAAAACTTTCGCAAAACTGCTTTGAAATTCTTGGAGTTTGGGGTCTACTAATTTTAGTTCTTGAATAGACTTGGTAATATTTTGCAAGTCTTTGGAGAGCTGCAAACTGGTTGTCACCTGTGTTCCTTTATTGTTATCAATCAAAGAAGTCCCTTGATTAACAACTTTAACCAATCGCTGACACTGGGAGACTTTACTCTCACTGCAACCAGTCATCAACAAAGCAATACTTAGACCAAAGGGAGCAATAATGGGATACTTACGCACGATAAATATGAATATGCCAACAGGAGTAAAATCCCATTCATAGTAACCAATAATTTAGCAGTTGTGGTGAAAGTCTAACATTCAGTAGATGATAAGGTTATCTGTTTAGGCAAGGTGTGGGATCAGTTATCAGTTATCGCTGTTCATTGTTCCCTATTCCCTATTAGACATCTCCAAAAATTAAATATGCGTTTTCCAAAACCCTTGTAGAAACGTTCCATGGAACGTCTCTACATTCTTGGTAAGTAGTCGTGCAAAATAAATTTTATATTTGGGAGAGGGAACTCTTAACAGGGAACTCTTAACAGATAAGAACTACAGAATGTAAAATCTCTGAAAGTCTCTTCCCTCTTGCATGAGTGCCTTTTGCCTCTTGCCTCTTGCCTTGCCATAACGACAATTTTCAACGCCTACCTACTTATGCCTTACGGGAGCCAGAGGCATGATCACGAATTACAAATTACCAGTCTACGGGCAACCCTAACTGGTCTAAGGTTTTGCCATCTTGTAAAAGTGGTTGAATATGGCTGTCTATTTGAATTTGACCAGCAGAGAGGACTAAAGCACGTTGAGTTACTTTACCTAACCAATTTAGGTCATGGGAGGCAATTAACATTACTTGTACGGGCAACTTTAATAATACTTGGGCTAAATGTCGTCGCCATGCGGGATCAAGTCCGGTGGTTGGTTCATCTAAAATGAGAATTGCTGGGTCTAGGGCTAATATGGATGCTAGGGCTGCTAAACGTCTTTGCCCGCCAGAAAGTTCATGGGCAGAACGGTGGGCGTATTCTTCTAGACCGAAATCAGCTAATAATTGTCGTGCTTTATCAATTGCTACTGCTGGTGAGACACCATAGTTCCGTGGTCCAAAGGTGACATCTTCCAAGATGGTGGGCATAAATAATTGGTCGTTGGCATCTTGGAAGGTAAAGCCGATGTGCCTGCGTATTTGAGGTAAGGTATTTGGTTCTACAGGAATGCCATTAATGGTAATTGTGCCACTTTGGGGGTGTTTTAAGCCGATGAGGTTTTCTAGGAGGGTGCTTTTTCCTGAACCAGTTGCACCCATCAAAGCGACGCGATCGCCTGCATTTAAGGCAAAGGAAATTTCTCTTAATACTGGCTGCTGGTGTAAATAGGCATACACCAGGTTTTTCACCTCAACTACAGCAGTATGAGGTCTGGAGATGGAAGTTTGGGGATTAGAAGTTAAGGATGTCAAGATTCACAACTCAAAGATAGGTGATAGGTGATTGGTGATTGGTGATTGGGAAAATTCAAACCTGTTTCGTGTTCCCTGTTAAGAGTTCCCTGTTCCCTATAAAAAATAGGAACTCAAGGTTATACAGGTAGCAGTCATGCCTACTGTTATTAGTGTAAAACGTTCTTTTGGGTTGAGGGTAGAATCTATAGGTAGTTGACCATTGTAACCACGAGTTACCATTGCACCATAAACTCGCTCTGCTCTTTCTAGAGTACGGAGATACAAAGAACCGATCATAGCTGCACTGGCATAACGTAACCATCCTCCCACACCATTTAGTCCTCGTAATTGGGCGCTACGCTGCATTCGCCCTACTTCTGACAGCAAGATTTCTAGATATTGTCCAGCCAGGAGCAAATTTTCTTTTAATGGTGCTGGTATCGGTAAGCCTTTGAGGGCGATGCCGAAACTATGGGGGGGTAAGGTGAGTAAAAAACTGCTCATGACTATTAAACAAATTAGCGATCGCACGAGTAAAAAACTAGCTTTTTCCCA includes these proteins:
- a CDS encoding energy-coupling factor ABC transporter ATP-binding protein codes for the protein MTSLTSNPQTSISRPHTAVVEVKNLVYAYLHQQPVLREISFALNAGDRVALMGATGSGKSTLLENLIGLKHPQSGTITINGIPVEPNTLPQIRRHIGFTFQDANDQLFMPTILEDVTFGPRNYGVSPAVAIDKARQLLADFGLEEYAHRSAHELSGGQRRLAALASILALDPAILILDEPTTGLDPAWRRHLAQVLLKLPVQVMLIASHDLNWLGKVTQRALVLSAGQIQIDSHIQPLLQDGKTLDQLGLPVDW
- a CDS encoding energy-coupling factor transporter transmembrane component T family protein, which gives rise to MLKISLPLRLQLSLIIVIGSAFLKHYSWSNLLVYGAIALLWVWLLRVPIRKLGGLVGAELIFLSLVALPLGWEKASFLLVRSLICLIVMSSFLLTLPPHSFGIALKGLPIPAPLKENLLLAGQYLEILLSEVGRMQRSAQLRGLNGVGGWLRYASAAMIGSLYLRTLERAERVYGAMVTRGYNGQLPIDSTLNPKERFTLITVGMTATCITLSSYFL